The Agelaius phoeniceus isolate bAgePho1 chromosome 38, bAgePho1.hap1, whole genome shotgun sequence sequence AAGTTTCACTGCCCAGGGTTCATTTCAAGCTGCTCCAGGTGTTCCCACAGCAGATCCCTCGCAGACTTCGGGGTCCCCCCTGCAGATCTGGGGTCCCCCTTGCAGACCTGGGGTCCCCCTGCAGATCTGGGGTCCCCTGGCAGACCCGGGGGTCTCTAGAAGCCCCTCTGGAGCAGCCACTGCCTCACCTGagccccccagtgtcccctgagCCGCAGCGTCCCCGTCACCTCGTTCACCTGCGCCGCCGCCTCGGGCACGCCCTGGGAGCCCAGGAACGCCCTCAGGTCCCGCTCCAGCGCctgggggggcacggggggggtcagggggcgccccccgagccccccggagcccccccgggccccccacTCACCCAGATGTCGCCGTGGATGCGGCGCAGCTCCGTGAGGCGCCGGCCCTGCCGCAGCCCCAGGTACACGGGCAGGTTGTGCAGGCGGGAACGGCGGACGAAATAGGGCAGATCCGGGGGGGTGTCTGGGCAATTAACACCCCCCAGGGGTAATTAACACCCCCAAGGGGTAATTAACACCCCCCAGGGGTAATTAACACCTCCCTGAGGGAATTAACACTGCTCGCGGTAATTAACAGCACCCCGCCCTTAAGTAAATTCTTAAGTAAATTCGGTTTGGAATTAATAATTTCTCCttcaaggaaatattttgggtTCCCCCGAGGGTAATTAGCACCCCCAAGTGGTAATTAACATCCCCAAAGGATAATTAACATCCCCACAGGGTAATTAACCCCCCCCCGGAGTAATTAACCCCCCCCGTAGTAATTAACACTCACCCGGGAGAATCGCACCCACCCGACCTTTAAGTAAATTAAAATTCTCTTCACTGCTCGATTTGGAATTAATAATTTCTCTttcaaggaaatattttggatTCCCCTGGGGGTAATTAACACCCCCTCGGGGTAATTAAGACCCCCCGGGGTAATTAACACCCCCCTGAAGGAATTCAACCCACCCCAGAGCAATTCAACCCGGTTTGGGGTAAATAAATCCTCTCCCGGCGCTAATTAACCCCCCCAGGGCTAATTAGAGGGTGCCTGACCTGCGGGGGGGCTCCATCCGGACGGGGTGGGGTATTTGGGGTGCGGGGGGGGGTCGGGGATGCGGCTGGGCGGCAGCAGCCGCTCCACGAACCCGAACTCGGCCGTCGACTCCTCATAGCGGGGAGGggtctgtggggacccccaaaaaaatcccaaaaacccttCAGAgacccccccagctcccccattAATTCACCCCTAAGACCCCCCCCAagtttttccctccctttttcaagaacccccccaaaatctcccctcTCCAGGTCCCCCCCaattccttctccctcccaaCCCCCCATTCCTCAGGCACACCCCAATTTCCCCTccctaaaccccaaatcccctcagggcTCCCCTAAACCCCCCTCAAACCTCCCTTCACCCCTCAAACCCCCCACTCCCATTCCCCCTCACGTCTCCCCCCCTTTACCTGAGTCCCCCAAAGCAACCCCTCACACCCCAAAGCCCCTTCCCGGTACCTGCACCCCCCTGACCCCCCGGCCCAGCGCCCGCAGCCTCCGGCCCAGCGCCGCCATCGCcgccatcttggctcctccttCCCGCCCTCACGACGTCATCACGCAGCGCGCACGTACGTACGCGTGACGTCATCGCGCTCTCTCCGCGCCGCGCTCCGAGCCCTGAGGGAGCCGCTGAggtggggccgggcccgggggctcggagcgggaatttgggggggatttgaggggtctggggggtaCAGAGGGGACGGGGAAAGGGTAAGGGAGGAGTTGGGGTGAGGGGAACGTTGTggaggggctcaggggggcATTGGGGGGGCGTGAGGGGTTCAGGGAAGGTTTGGAGGGGGATCCTGAGGGGGTTTCAGGAGGGGGGCGCGCTCTGGAGGGACTTTAAGGGGTGTTTTGTGCGGTTGGGGTCTattggggggtctgggggtggtgtgggaggggctggggaggttttttggggggctctgaggggttcaggcctggaggggctgcaggagccgctggggaggctctggaggggttttgggggggattcTGAGGGGGCTGTGAAGGTTTGGGGTGATGGAGGTTATGGGAGGCCTTGAGGGGATTGTTGGGGGCGGTTCAGAGGGTAGGAGACACCCAAGGGTGCTGCCAGTGgacccccagtgtccccccctGCAGAGCCCTTTGTCCCCAGGGCCCCAGGCCAAGTGACAAAGTCCTGTGGGCGGGAGACGGGAGGAAAACGCAACCAAAACTGCCAGGATCCCACCCAAAACAGCCAGAAACACCCCGAAACTGCCACAATCCTACCCAAAACAGCCCAGCCCCCCAAGAACCCCCCAGTCACCCCCAAAACACCACTCAGCTCCCCAAAAATAACTCAAATCTCCCCAAACTACCCCTCCCTCGCTTCTCCCCCTTTCCTGGGGATCTGGGGGCGGGTTCCAGGGGTTTCCCCTCATTTTTGGGCTGTGGGGACCCCCTCtaacccccccaaattcccccccccccacagCCGTCACCATGCAGCTCTTCATCCGCGGCCAGACCCTCCTCACCCTCGAGCTCTCCGGCTCCGAAACCCTCGCCCAGATCAAGGTGAGAGCCCCAAATTCGGGCTGTCCCCCTCCCTAATTTCCCTcccaggttttggggtgctgaccCCCCCCGTTTGTCCCCTCCCCCAGGAGAGGGTGGCCGAGCTTTCGGGGATCCCCCCTGAGGACCAAGTGCTGCTCCACGCCGGGACCCCCCTGGACGATGAGGCCgtgctggggcagagccccCTCCCCGAATTCACCACCCTGGACCTCTCCACGCGCCTGCTGGGCGGTAATTACAGGGGGGCCGCTAATTATCGGGCTGGTAATTAGCAAAACAACCCCCCCAACAGCCCAatttccttcctcccccaggtaAAGTCCACGGCTCCCTCGCCCGCGCCGGCAAAGTGAGGGGCCAGACCCCCAAGGTGAGCGCTGAGGGGGCTCCCCCCGGCTTTGGGGACCCCCACGGGGTTTGGGGACCCTACCAgggttttggggacccccctgaccccccGTTTTTCCATCAGGTGGCCAagcaggagaagaagaagaagaagacgGGGCGGGCCAAGCGGCGCATGCAGTACAACCGGCGCTTCGTCAACGTGGTGCCCACCTTCGGCAAGAAGAAGGGTCCCAACGCCAACTCCTGAGCACAATAAAGGAATTTGTGCACAATTCCCGCCATTTTGGGACTTCCTGagctttttttccattttttaggGTTGGTTTTGCACTGTTGTAGGGACGATTTTGGAGAGTTTAAAGGGGTTTAGGGGTCAAAGTGGTCTCTAGGGGGATTGTGCGGGTTGCTGAGCAGTTTGGGGGGGTGATTAATAGGCGGTGATTAGAGGGAAGAGCTTAATGAGCGTTAATTTGGGGGCTGCTACTGAGAGGATGCAGTGTGCAGAAGTTTTCAATGAGAGCGGCGGAAAGAGCCGAGCGCTGCCGGAAATACCCGAGCGAAGGGGCGGAGCGAGCCGAGCGGTGCCGGAAATACCCGAGCGGTGGGGCGGGGCCGAGCGGCCGAGCGCTGCCGGAAGTACCCGAGCgaaggggcggggcggggcggagcGAGCCGAGCGTTGCCGGAAATACCCGAGCGAAGGGGCGGGGCGGAGCGAGCCGAGCGGTGCCGGAAATACCCGAGTGATTCCGATTATGAGGGGATAGGGGGCGCCGAGCGCTGACGGGAGTACCCGAGTGATTCCGAATGTGAGGGGCCGTGGGAAAAAGCGGTGACGGGAACACCCCCGGGCGCCTCCTGTCCCCCCAAAATCCGCCTGGGAGGGAAcgagggaccccaaaacttcCCCAATTCCCCTAAACCGCTTCCCCCCATCCCCAGAGCCGCTGGGTGAGTAAAAGGAGCCGGACAAATCCGTCCTGAGATATGAATATGCAAATACCGGAGTGTTATTATGCTAATAAACGAGTGACTCGAAACCATCCGGACTGGGAGGCGGGGTTATGCAAAATAGACAGGAACAGCCAGCGAAAGGCATGCTGGGAGCATTTGTATGGGAAGAATttcgggatttttggggtcgAATAATGCGGGACGCAGGAGAAAAGCGCGGGATGAGCTGGGGAAAGAACCCGGGAATGGGATGTGAAGGGTGCGAGCGCGGCGCGGGCGTTTTTGGcgaatttttgggttttttggggggtttgtggGGGGTCCCTGagctcccccttcccccctctTCCTTGGGGGCGAAGGTGGGACCCGAGTGGGGACAAAAACAAGGGCGGGACAGGGCGAATGCAAATGAGCGGGCGGATAATTACCATATTATCCTGGAGGGGCGGAGCTTGTGCGACAAGAGGCGGGGTTATGCTAATCATTAACTGGTGCGGGAGTGGGCGGAGACAATGCAAAATAACATGCACAGTCAGCCAATCACAATGCGGGGCGGAGAAAAGCGATGGGCGCGGCTAAGAAACACCGGTTGACGTCTATTTGCATAAAGGGGCGGGGTTATGCAGATTTATTAACCCACCATGCGCGCGAAAGGCAGGATGGGATAATTTCTGCGGGAGAATTTTGCGATTTTTGGGGTCGGAGCATGCGGAACGCGGGAGGAAAGTGCGGGATGCGATGGAGAGAATGTTCCAGAAGGGGTCGGGAGCGGTCGGAgcgcggcgcgggggcggcCGTGAGGtgcgggcgggccgggcgggggaGGCTGAGGTGCTCGGCAATGCCTGGTATCGCTTCTCGGCCTTTTGGCTAAGATCAAGTGTAGTATCTGTTCTTATCAGTTTAATATCTGATACGTCCTCGATGAGAGGACTTTATATTAAACGGATTTTTGGGCTCGGGAGTTGGACCCGGAGCTTGCTCCCTCCGCTCCGCGCATCGTCCCGGTATTGCAGTGCCTCCGGGAACGGTGCACCCCACACCGGGGACCTATCATTGGTTAAAAACAGATTGAAAATTTGCCTAAAACTGACTGAATGTCGCGATTGTTTCGTCACATCACCTCAGTTCAGCCATTCGCTAACCGAGTGCGACTTGCTCATGTGTGCTGCACTCATCGTGCCGCTATTGCAGCGCCTCCGGAAATTCCGGTGCACCCCTAATGGGGACTTCTGGATGCTGAAAAAGAGGAGCTCAAGAGCACCTAAAACTGCGACAAATCGTGATTATATCGCGACATCAGCTGCGCTTCTGCTGGTCGCCGTTCTGCAGCTCATTGATTCTGTGTCGCACTCCCCGTCCCGGTATTGCAGCGCCTCGGGAACGGTGCGCCCACAACGGGAACCTGAAATGgtgaaaaatagaataaaacCTCCTAAAATGCGGGTTTTTTAGAAGAATTCGATCGCGATTTCAGCCGT is a genomic window containing:
- the MRPL49 gene encoding large ribosomal subunit protein mL49 isoform X1 gives rise to the protein MAAMAALGRRLRALGRGVRGVQTPPRYEESTAEFGFVERLLPPSRIPDPPPHPKYPTPSGWSPPADTPPDLPYFVRRSRLHNLPVYLGLRQGRRLTELRRIHGDIWALERDLRAFLGSQGVPEAAAQVNEVTGTLRLRGHWGAQVRQWLLQRGF
- the MRPL49 gene encoding large ribosomal subunit protein mL49 isoform X3 yields the protein MTSRVRTCALRDDVVRAGRRSQDGGDGGAGPEAAGAGPGGQGGADTPPDLPYFVRRSRLHNLPVYLGLRQGRRLTELRRIHGDIWALERDLRAFLGSQGVPEAAAQVNEVTGTLRLRGHWGAQVRQWLLQRGF
- the MRPL49 gene encoding large ribosomal subunit protein mL49 isoform X2, encoding MAAMAALGRRLRALGRGVRGVQTPPRYEESTAEFGFVERLLPPSRIPDPPPHPKYPTPSGWSPPADTPPDLPYFVRRSRLHNLPVYLGLRQGRRLTELRRIHGDIWGVPEAAAQVNEVTGTLRLRGHWGAQVRQWLLQRGF
- the LOC129133893 gene encoding ubiquitin-like FUBI-ribosomal protein eS30 fusion protein, whose protein sequence is MQLFIRGQTLLTLELSGSETLAQIKERVAELSGIPPEDQVLLHAGTPLDDEAVLGQSPLPEFTTLDLSTRLLGGKVHGSLARAGKVRGQTPKVAKQEKKKKKTGRAKRRMQYNRRFVNVVPTFGKKKGPNANS